In Alosa alosa isolate M-15738 ecotype Scorff River chromosome 10, AALO_Geno_1.1, whole genome shotgun sequence, the genomic stretch TGAGTGTGATCTAAAGGCCTTGTCAGACTTTACGGATAGGCTAATGAAAAATCACTTAGAGTAGCCTATGGGCCGATGTGCAGTTCATACCAGGGTGAATACTAACATGGTTTACCGAAAGATCAATAGGGCATAATCTCACTTGGGTTGCCAGCTGTCCCGAATTGTTCGGAACATCCCGCCTATTTTGTGTGATTTTCAGCTCCAGTCCCGCATGTCAATCACAGCCTCATCGGCCTTGTCAAGTTGTCAGTGGTCAATAGTCTACTCTACTGTATACTGTAAATCTACTACATAAATAATCCTGTTGCAAAATGTTTACTGGAGTAGACACATTTGGGATACACTTCTCCTCACAAAATTAAGCTGCGGATAGGCTACATAAACCACCTGAACAGGCAAGAGCCACTCGATGTGACCTTTTGAATCAGATTAAACATACCGCTATGTGATTGTGTTTCGTAACAAATAAAAACTTGAACATACGCACACGTTTTAGCCATTCGTTTTCTCTCCTATTAAAAAGTATCTGGTGCGCTGTAAAAACGTTACTCTCCTAGTAGGTAGATGGCGATACTATGCTATTTTGTTGAGAAGTCCCTGCAAGCTGCAGAGAGGCGAACGTTTCTACGTCATCAACATTGGACCGTCTATCCATGCTTATGAATGTCACATTGGTCTACTGGGGAATTGTAAATGTTTACTAATTGTATCTGGATTTATCGAGTCTGACTACGAGCAACTAACACAGCTTTGAGTCGCTTTAACACGGGTATTCAAACACATTATTTAATGATCTAGGAAGCTGAATTAATTGAAATTTCAGGTAACGTAAGCGCAAACTAAGATGCTAACTTAGATGTTTTGAAATTATGTAACTCTGACTATCACAGGGTTAATTAACTATAATGTAGTACCGTTATATATATCCTATATGAGAGGGCTATCTTCATGTATATGTTCTAGTTATAGTTGTCATGTGTTCATTTGTGGACATTGAGATGGCTAATGTCTACGCAGGTAATTATTGACAGCCCTTGGGAAGTGAAACTTATTTGCTTATGGTTTTTGCTATTGTCTTCTCTAGATCTCTACCTCGCTTCTTGCATGAAGACGTGAGAAGTGATCATGGTTCATCTCAGTAAGTTTTCGTTCGTATGCATGAACATATTAGTTGCTTCTTTAGAAGTTGTACAAAACATGCACGTATCTCTTAATCTGCTTACAAGCCTCAATGACGGTATGAAGTTCCTCACTGAGAGATATCTGAAAATAAACCAGACTATCCAAACCAGACTACTATATTACTAAATACACTTTATGTGATGTTATTTTTCATGTCTAATGATCAAGAGCAACATTAAGATGGGCCCAGTAGCAAAACATTAGAAACACATGGTATCCAACATTAACCATAATGCTCGAGTGTCATATCTAATAGTAAAATAAGAATAATCATCATAGTTTATTTAACCCCTCACCTGCCAAGCATACCACTCCAAAAGTTTAAGGCGCTAGTGGAAACATGCCATTTCAAACCCTTTAATCTCAAATGTGCACTTAGGTTCTATGTTTCTGTTGGTGTCGTGATAAATCACAAGGGCACTCTACAACGTGCGTCAATTATTGATGTGAAACCTTGATGTGGACCTGCAGTAGCACTCCTGAGGCTGGACAGCCTATTCAACCAGAGTATATGGGCCTAAACctcaaatgtgaaaaaaaatatttcctgTACTAATTAGTCTTTGGTATACatactaaatgtacacatagtGGATGCAAACATTGATGAACAGTATAGATCTAAATTAATTATGGGGGGGAATTATTCTGGCAAAAATTCTGGTATCTTAGCTTTGGGGCCCTGCCCAAAAAAAATGCATCCAGGACTATCTAAGAGTGTGGAAAGATGTATCATCATCAAATCTACAAACATGACATTAGATGAATAATATGAAGCCTTTTTTTATGTGTTTACTACAGTGTAAACAAagtgctgcacagaaagtaatTGTAGAAATAAGTAATAGTTGAGTAAGACAGAATGGAACAATGACaatttgaaaaataaatgattttaagttaattaatttaaaagttATAAGCCATATTTACTAAtcatcttattttttttatctctctgatgacttgatgtgatgctcTGCATGTTATGAGAGAATAATCTAAAGCCATATTTGCTTGTGTCACCTCACAGCATCCTTACTGTTGAAGAAGTACCATGGAGGACATGTGGTCCTCAGAATGTCTCTGGGTGGTGCAACCAACCGACCGTTTTACCGCATTGTGGCCGCATACAACAAGAGAGCTCGAGACAGTAAATACATAGAGCAGCTTGGATCATACGATCCTCTGCCCAACATTCACAATGAGAAGTTGGTCAGTTTCAATTATGACCGGATTAAGTACTGGATTGGGTGTGGGGCTCATCCAACCAAGCCTGTTGCCAAACTTTTAGGTGAGTACATGATGAATCATAGTGCACATAAGTACTGTATTATGGGCTCATAAAGAGTTATaagttatttttgtttgttttggtttcaTGGCATAATTATCATTGAGGTTTTATTGTAGCTTTTTATTTTCCCCTTCTTAAGTGTATTTATGCTATCAAACTCCATCATTTGTACAGTATTGCCTCACATATTGtcgggtcattccacgtcagttcaaccagggcccacgcacttaggtctcaaaaaattctgaaaaaattaccaggtgtacctatgttacccaggagacacactgtaaaattactctttgtaagatcaatactttccatgatacagccagttttacagggaggggtgtcgattttgtccagcctctttttttttgtcaaagttcacaagcccaatAACtaaagaactaaaccatgtaggaggcccTCAAATTTTTGCATGGTGGTACATAaatatgtagcaaaatcgtcaatgtttgtctgataatcctgcatggtcatagctgtccttcaaagttgatacaaattttattggttTTTGGCTGGGtttctgtttaagccttcagaagacatatttgtactcaacataggctcttgatttattttccttactgagataagtagaaacactctcacaaaacgcacgaacagaaaataaatcccttcagggtctgaacagcagacctcacaagtctgaaaaatcatttttgtttatcattttcagagcacccaaacaccttgtgggaatatacaaagattttttaaatatgtttttccttatTCTCACGATCCCTtcttgaaaacaccaatttgacttgtcttattcaaatctttcttttttattttccaccctgaacatgggcaaaatgccccattgacatcaatatgttttatatagagtcaccacactgccacctgtggttgtatagagtaacctgtggtagctctatacaaaataTATAGACTTCTCCAGAATAATCCGTCcttaacttccgtatccatccatccttccgtCGTCAAATGTCTGCCTATGGGAATAACATGGCGCTTTGAAAGATCGTATtccctgtcaaactctgtaggtgacaaaggtAGAAAAGCTgttgggcagattggcctacacacttctgccatctagttttcCACTGGATTTTGATTGTCAatcaaaaatccagtggaaactagatggcagaagtgtgtaaataatctgcccaccagctttttctacttcgctacctacagatgttttaccgggtATGATATTTcggccatgttatttcccatagacaatcgccggaagttggatggataatGAAGCTAcagaggcgggacttattctggagaggtctattgatgtcaatggtgcattttgcccatgttcagggtggaaagtgaaaaagaaagaattgcataagacaagtgaaattggtgtttttaaaaagaaaagatcattgagaataaagaaaaaaatatttaaaaaatctttgtatattcccacaaggtgtttaggtgctctgaaaatgagaaccaaaaagattttttagacttctaaggtctgctgttcagaccctgaaggaatttattttctattcattgttttttgtgagagtgtttctacttatctcagtaaggaaaataaatcaagagcctatgttgagtacaaatatgtcttctgaaggcttaaacagagcccagccaaaaactccaataaaatttgtatcaactttgagggacagctatgaccatgcaggattatccagaccaaacgtgacggttttgctacatactattcctatttatgtaccagtatgcaaaatttgagcctcctacatggtttagttcttgtgctgtgggcttgtgaactttgacaaaaaaaagagccaaacaaaatcgacacccccctccccctgtaaaactggctgtatcttggaaagtattgatcttccataagagtaattttacagtgtgtctcctgggtaacataggtacacctggtaattttttcagaatttttttgagacctaagtgcgtgggccctggttgaattgacatggaatgaccctgTCTGTTTATCTTGTGACACACCCTGACTCCACCACCACAAAGACAAAAGATGTTATATCATGTGTGACTTCACTGTATTTAATGGATAACATATTAATGTTATGTATTCAAAACTGTGGAATTTCTTGTGTCTCAAAAGTTCAATTTACACTGTTGAAGTGCTTCAATGTGAGTACAATTTAGTGTGTTCTACTATGAATTATGGTTATTCACCTATTTTGTCATTCCATAGAATATACCATATCACAACACTACTTTTCTCTGGAAACTTGGCAATGTTTTTGCTAACAAAGATAAGCAATGAATGAAGGATAAATTGTAAGCTCTTAGTTCTAGTTCTTAGTTCttatttctattacaactctacctctttaattccgCTGTCTggttgaattattattattactattaaatAATGTTGGCACACTGCTTTCGTCTTATCTACTTGTTGTAGGTTCACAGGGAAACAAAAGTGTTCCCAAACTGGAGACCTAAGGATAAGGATAATTGATCATGATTAGACATAGCTGTCAGTGCAGAGGAAGTGCATAGGAGGGAAGTGCAAGGGAATATACTTTCCCCCACTTACCGGTAATATGTTTGTGTAGGAAGTCATATGTGAAGTATGTTCCTCACACAAAAAAGCCTGCTGTTAATTACTGTTAAAGATTACATTCAGCACATATCTGCACCGTACCTCCTGTACTGAAACTGTCCTGTATTAATATGGGTCCTGTTACACCCGTTAAATGTATATGTGAATAGtttcacacacaaatttacattTGTCTTATAATTTAAGAATGTCTTTGTTCTGGCTTTGATTGAAAGAAAATTGGCaaaattgtattgtattttcAATATCTCTCTTCAAAACTAGGTGATGTTTTAATACACAACTGCTGACCATGCCAGGTTGTCAGTTGTATCAGTTATACTATAACagtacagtagatagatagatagatagatagatactttattgatccccaggggaaattcaagaaataactgttatatGTATGTTATGTTACATATGTTATATGATGTAATAACTCTTCAGCCAATGCTTTGATTTGGCTTGTGTGTGATAGCTCTCAGTGAGCTTCACTTATAGAGTAGTCTTTTTTCATCCAAGTCATAAACCCATCAGTCAGCCTTAGAAAGGTGTCAAGCCTGTAATAATTTCATGAAGAATCTTAAATCACCTCATGGGTCTCTGCTCTTCACGCTGTTGTACAGGAAGAATCTTAAATCACCTCATGGGTCTCTGCTCTTCACTCTGTTGCACAGGGCTGGCAGGATTTTTCCCTCTCCATCCCATGACGGTGACTGAGGCGGAACGACGGAGGAAAAGAGCCGAGCTGGAGGCGGCCATCGCCGCGGCCACAGCCGTGGAGAACGCTGAGGAGGCCAAGGAGCATGAGCTGGACCAGTAGGCCACCAGCGGCGCTCCACAATGGCTAGGGGTCAGTAGAGAGACTGTGAGTTTCCTAGTGGGACACTCCTTTAAGACGGTGGTTTCTCCTCTTCCCAGTAATTTGTCATCCGGCCACCATGGACCTTTTTTTCATCTTCAGTCCCAATTGAGCCCTTTTGAAGAGATGCTCCAAAAATACTATTAGGAAATAATTAAGAATTGTTAAGAAATGCAAACACTTCTACTAAGAAGTGTTATGCAAAGTCACAGGCTTCTCTAAAAACCCACATTTGACCGATTAGAGTATTTAAGTGCAGCTTTTGAAAGGAGATGAATTGTAACAATCTGTTGATCTCAAAGTTatctttgtgtatatatatcaCTGTTTAAATATTTTGCTTGAGGTCAGATACGGTTTCCAGGACAAAAGAGGGGTTACCCATCGTACGCTTGCCATGATAAAAGCTCACTAATCAGATCAGAAAATATGTAATGTCGTCAGAAATGGGTGTATGAGGAAATTGAGTTGCTTTGAAGGCAATGGGTGTATGAGGAAATTGAGTTACTTTGAAGGCAATTCAGCAGTTAAGTCAGGCGAGGGAGATATGCAGGTACAGTGAGCACAGATTTCCCTCTCCCTTGTTCATTGTCAGTGATTAAAAAGTAAAACACCTTCAGACTGgctattttctttattctttttatATTTAAACATGACGACTTCTATAAAAGTTACAACTGATACTGGATGCATCTGGGCAAAACagattaaataaaatgttttcatCCATTTTTGTGATAAGTACTGTTTCATTGTCATTTGtctttttaatttgtttatatATTTCCATAATTGTCTCTACAAATAGATTCACTGACAAATTCCTGTGCTGGCAAATGAGGAGCTGTCCTAAACCCAAGATCTGAGCCTCCTAGGGCAGGAATCAGGATATAACTGAAGTACTTAAACGCCTGTGACTCTAATTCTGTACacttttttgtcaaattcagctGATCATTCCTCGAATGTGGATTCCAACCAATGAACAGCTTGCTTCAGGCACATGGAAAAGAAAGGTGAAAAATGTACTTTAGATACATAATGGGAATAGTTATGACTGCGGCTGCACTGCACAATATTGCACTGcaccaggcgcgcctgcaggtgtacgtccgtatgcactgtgcgtaccatcaggctactcaacaacgagagaaaatttcttgtgtgtgtaatgagtattcacaccaaattggcctatgcacagtatcccattagctgcatgccatcaggctatttccagttttctattacgtaactttatcaaaattaacgtgcacacattttgtttgagcaggaaaCAGAAtatgcacgcaggcacgcaactaggctacttgtttttttttactcggctatctatatatggttattaGCACACAATGTTGcactaattcactaactcaatactcatcatggatatcacaagtttaaacaacgaaaacagaaagtatggaggtagcaaagctagaggagttattccagatgggcaagaacaaggtaggcaatcggtgtgcttgtcagaacgttagactgcattatAGTGGAGCAGTtaagccaaagtccttttaggcaagtccctccactcggcggccatataccaacgttttatgggcactcatcaggcacagtctttgggtcgaactgcgcgtgcgcaaggcttcacgacaccaatcttgctccagcggcgagatcacaacacatgattggcacgatgtcttcacaacacaccatatgattggctcaatgtattcacatgtcgacattttgccgaggaaggggtgggatatgtgtagacaacggccatattggcgtgacaaactagccccatgcatttctatagagtattttttgagtgctgtgtctccacattagaaagtctctggttaagCTCATATAATGAGAAGTATTGTGCATTTTTTGactaaagcatgacattttgttcagtgtctctacacaccTTGAAGTTTATTTTCAGACGTGGAGCCACTTCAGATCTGACCTCTGGGGCTAGATATTTGCTGTATAATGTACACATCCTTTAGGAGTATTTGTACAAGTCATTCCAGAATTCTACTGTGTAGATCTAGAACTTACATTAACTGCCATTCAAACTGGTTGCTTgagttcattatgacagtttcaAATGGAACCTTTAACTggcaacattctaatcacatacaaatgtgATTTCTTTTTTCACCTTTAGACTTATAGTTTGGCAAATTAAATGAAGTGATTTTTCTGATCATTAActatattaaaaaaaactatttggaAGTTAGAatggcaaataataataaatataaaaaaacgcAAGGTTGCCTATAGTAAGACGTAGTAGTAATAGCACATGACGCAGTACTATTGCACATTTTATTAATGTATTAAGCAATGTTCCTTCATTAATATTGGAAATTTGCCTAATTTATAAAGTTATAACAGATATATAGATCTAGGCAAGATGTACAGTATAACCAGACTTAAGGGCTCATGCACAGGTGAGAGAAACACTTCTAACATTCAAGAGGATATCAGAGATGCTCTCATGAAGGCCTGTGACCACGATCATGATTGATGCTATGCATTTGGTGAGAGATTTTTGATTCTATGTTTCACTTTGATGGCTCATTCCATCCCAGAATGTAATCCCAAAATGGTCACCACAACCTGAAAACCATCACCAGCATTGAGCAGCACAGGAAGCATGTTAGGTCCCTCATAACAGTGATTGAGGAGATGGGTAACCCATTTCTTGAAGAGAGCCAAGATCTGCTGGTCCTTGATACCAATGACATCAAACTGCATGGGAGACATGGAAATCTTCCACAGAAGTTACTGAAGCTTTCAATGAGCTCATGCAATTGAAGAATGATCAGAGTGAACTGCTGGAGCGCTTTATAGTGCTAATGTATAGGACAAGTGACATCATGGAGGTGAATGAGGCCAGAAAACCTGTTTGCAAAGAAATGTAGAGCTTTAGAGAACATCCCACCCACAAAGGCTGCACTTGAGCAACATATTAAGCGGACCAAACCATAATGCATAAGAAAGACTTAAACTAATGTtaaacagatatgcctttagacccctcttgaaagacccaaaactatctcaggaacagagagcactgggcaactcattccactaacaaggaaccactgaggaaaagagtcctgaatttgacctagcattTATgtctggtcgacacaacatcaTCAGAAGTCAGGAACAGATGTATATAAACTTAGTTGTGCAGTGTTGACATCATGAATATAAACTTTCTTTTTACTATCAATCCAGTTGCTACAGCTTTCATATCCATTATATGCATAGTAAACATATAAAGTCCAAGAACCACAACCATATAAGGTGAAGATAAAATCAATCCCAGGAGgaagtacacagacacataatgcAAGTAAGCATTGAGTGTCCAACTTTGTGACACCTCCAAGTGGGCAGGTCAAAACGAATTGAGAAAGTAAT encodes the following:
- the mrps16 gene encoding 28S ribosomal protein S16, mitochondrial, translating into MVHLTSLLLKKYHGGHVVLRMSLGGATNRPFYRIVAAYNKRARDSKYIEQLGSYDPLPNIHNEKLVSFNYDRIKYWIGCGAHPTKPVAKLLGLAGFFPLHPMTVTEAERRRKRAELEAAIAAATAVENAEEAKEHELDQ